In Capsicum annuum cultivar UCD-10X-F1 chromosome 7, UCD10Xv1.1, whole genome shotgun sequence, one genomic interval encodes:
- the LOC107856384 gene encoding uncharacterized protein LOC107856384 isoform X5 has protein sequence MAGNVLPALGRVKLSDLIALEGLPSDSYKLSVSTLSQSLAQYSAAIIQLSTSDGALLRSSIESARLYFQHKPSYPPADVIHSDDSKTSGYHADPQQWQENYDFRPGLTDKPGLHVRDFLHGHWVLVDGDLGPQEAIVYPGLATAGYISPALHRTDIGNQQGSMYGRCSLSFKLMPKSMTNLNCSEMRAAGHGVEAQFQLPVPVDDFMQRSTDQLLNRNNFPTFNFPTAQEGPWIDEMLIQDL, from the coding sequence ATGGCAGGTAATGTCCTGCCAGCTCTGGGTCGTGTGAAGCTTAGTGATTTGATAGCATTAGAAGGTCTTCCTTCTGATTCGTATAAGTTATCGGTTTCAACTTTGTCACAGTCATTAGCTCAATATTCAGCTGCCATTATACAGTTGTCAACAAGTGATGGAGCTTTATTAAGGTCTAGTATAGAGTCTGCCCGGCTTTACTTTCAACATAAACCCTCTTATCCTCCTGCCGATGTTATTCATTCTGATGACTCTAAGACCTCTGGTTATCATGCAGATCCTCAACAATGgcaagaaaattatgattttagacCGGGGCTTACGGATAAGCCTGGTTTGCATGTGAGAGATTTTCTTCACGGTCATTGGGTTCTTGTGGATGGTGATCTTGGCCCTCAAGAAGCAATAGTTTATCCTGGTCTCGCAACTGCGGGTTATATCAGCCCTGCACTTCATCGGACAGACATTGGTAATCAGCAGGGTAGCATGTATGGACGATGTTCTCTTTCTTTTAAACTTATGCCCAAGTCCATGACCAACCTCAATTGTTCAGAGATGCGGGCTGCTGGTCATGGAGTTGAAGCTCAATTCCAGCTTCCTGTACCGGTTGACGACTTCATGCAAAGATCAACTGATCAGTTGCTTAACAGGAACAATTTCCCAACATTCAACTTTCCGACAGCCCAAGAAG
- the LOC124900137 gene encoding uncharacterized protein LOC124900137, with amino-acid sequence MTTRRTTATSPMAIVTPASGIQQQLAPLTFGNFLPHSIHSICEQKELEADLDPAGRRISTRLEDSQFPPRLQFSEAGSSTHTTPGYEVVGGSGALYPPQCHFPARI; translated from the exons ATGACCACACGACGGACTACGGCAACATCGCCGATGGCAATTGTCACTCCGGCGAGTGGAATACAACAGCAACTAGCGCCATTAACATTTGGTAACTTCTTACCTCACTCAATCCATTCTATCTGTGAGCAAAAAGAATTAGAGGCAGATCTAGACCCAGCTGGGAGGAGAATTTCTACAAGGCTGGAGGATTCACAGTTTCCTCCGCGACTCCAATTCTCTGAAGCTGGTTCTTCAACTCATACCACACCAG GGTATGAAGTCGTTGGTGGGAGCGGAGCGCTTTACCCCCCACAATGTCATTTTCCAGCAAGAATTTGA
- the LOC107856302 gene encoding uncharacterized protein LOC107856302 encodes MACVPNSSMKLLFVEMGVGYDQHGQDITSAAMRACKNAISSNSIPAFRRGSIPGVSFEQMKLQIKLGVPRTLQNALDLEKVKSVFPYGRISNVEVVDGGLICSSGVEVEEMGDKNDDCYIVNAAVYVGY; translated from the coding sequence ATGGCCTGTGTACCAAATTCCTCTATGAAACTTCTCTTCGTAGAAATGGGCGTCGGGTACGATCAGCACGGTCAAGACATCACTTCAGCCGCAATGCGAGCTTGCAAAAACGCAATTTCATCAAATTCGATACCAGCTTTTCGAAGAGGATCCATACCTGGAGTTTCCTTCGAACAAATGAAACTGCAAATCAAGCTAGGAGTTCCTCGGACTCTGCAAAACGCATTAGATCTGGAGAAAGTGAAATCGGTGTTTCCTTATGGAAGAATCTCGAACGTTGAAGTCGTTGATGGCGGATTGATTTGCTCTAGTGGTGTTGAAGTTGAAGAAATGGGAGATAAAAACGATGATTGTTACATTGTTAATGCTGCTGTTTATGTTGGCTACTGA
- the LOC107856326 gene encoding autophagy-related protein 8C-like, giving the protein MAKSSFKLEHPLERRQAEAARIREKYPDRIPVIVEKAERSDIPDIDKKKYLVPADLTVGQFVYVVRKRIKLSAEKAIFIFVKNILPPTAAMMSAIYEEHKDEDGFLYMTYSGENTFGSF; this is encoded by the exons ATGGCTAAGAGCTCCTTCAAATTGGAACACCCTCttg AGAGGAGACAGGCTGAAGCTGCTCGTATCAGGGAGAAGTACCCTGACAGAATACCG GTGATTGTGGAGAAGGCTGAAAGAAGTGACATCCCTGACATTGACAAGAAAAA GTATTTGGTTCCCGCTGATCTGACGGTTGGGCAATTTGTGTACGTTGTTCGCAAGAGGATTAAACTCAGCGCTGAGAAGGCCATTTTTATCTTTGTGAAGAATATCCTCCCCCCTACAG CTGCCATGATGTCTGCCATTTATGAGGAACACAAGGATGAGGACGGCTTCCTTTACATGACCTACAGTGGCGAGAATACTTTTGGATCCTTCTGA